In one Polaribacter sp. ALD11 genomic region, the following are encoded:
- the sbcD gene encoding exonuclease subunit SbcD, with translation MKILHTADWHLGHRLHENSQFEEQNLFLSWVENYIITEKIDVLLISGDVFDTGSPSNQSLEMYYSFLVKLKGTSCKSIIITGGNHDSAGTLNAPKHILNALSIKVVGKATEKMEDEVFKIEINNEKVIIAAVPYLRDGDIRRAVAGESFDELTDKYKTALINHYDAAAAQSELINTTDAPVIAMGHLFATGGSVSDSEQNIYVGTLGHIGANDFPAYFDYIALGHLHRPQIIGRNERVKYAGSPHILSFSEINYDKKIVVLTLENNIISKIDDVVVPRFREFHKLTGTMSECMQQFPNIVSNSFQLTPWVEIVLNENNTINTDELKKEAEKYSFEILKTALKNQRKNKGIEELLENTKSIKELLPTEVFQLKCEEMGYDLKKSPKVWDAFNEILQSVKNQ, from the coding sequence ATGAAAATACTTCACACTGCAGATTGGCACTTAGGCCATCGATTGCATGAAAACTCTCAATTTGAAGAACAAAACTTGTTTTTAAGTTGGGTAGAGAATTATATTATTACCGAAAAAATTGATGTATTATTAATTTCTGGCGATGTATTTGACACCGGTTCTCCGTCTAACCAAAGCTTGGAAATGTACTATAGCTTTTTAGTCAAATTAAAAGGCACTTCTTGTAAATCGATTATTATTACTGGAGGAAATCACGATTCTGCTGGCACTCTAAATGCGCCAAAACATATTTTAAATGCACTTTCTATTAAGGTTGTTGGTAAAGCAACCGAAAAAATGGAAGACGAAGTTTTTAAAATCGAAATAAATAACGAAAAAGTAATTATTGCTGCAGTACCCTATTTGCGTGACGGCGATATTAGACGTGCAGTTGCAGGAGAATCTTTTGATGAACTAACAGACAAATATAAAACAGCATTAATAAACCATTACGACGCTGCCGCAGCACAATCTGAACTTATTAATACTACAGATGCACCGGTAATTGCTATGGGACATTTATTTGCAACAGGTGGTTCGGTTTCAGATAGTGAGCAAAATATTTACGTAGGAACTTTAGGGCATATTGGTGCGAATGATTTTCCTGCTTATTTCGATTATATTGCTTTAGGACATTTACACAGACCTCAAATAATTGGCAGAAACGAACGTGTAAAATATGCTGGTTCTCCTCATATTTTAAGTTTTAGTGAAATTAACTACGATAAGAAAATTGTTGTTTTAACATTAGAAAATAATATAATTAGTAAAATTGATGATGTTGTTGTTCCTAGATTTAGAGAATTTCACAAGCTTACAGGTACAATGTCTGAATGCATGCAGCAATTTCCAAATATCGTTTCTAACTCTTTTCAATTAACACCTTGGGTAGAAATTGTCTTAAACGAAAATAACACGATTAATACCGATGAACTAAAAAAAGAAGCCGAAAAATATTCCTTTGAAATCTTAAAAACAGCCTTAAAAAATCAACGTAAAAATAAAGGAATTGAAGAATTATTAGAAAACACAAAATCAATAAAAGAACTATTACCTACGGAAGTTTTTCAACTAAAATGTGAAGAAATGGGATACGATTTAAAAAAGAGTCCAAAAGTGTGGGATGCTTTTAATGAAATTTTACAATCCGTTAAAAATCAATAA
- a CDS encoding DNA mismatch repair protein MutS, producing the protein MSTNISEKTLQDLEFATVLQHVSEHCISGLGKVGVREIQPIPSRKQLFIELHLVNEYLSSFQSENRVPNHGFDNVTESVKRLAIENSFIETDAFLKIATTSLTVNELIKFFKKFKVQFPTFFELSQEIEFTTFVDDEIKKIIDISGEVKNNASTTLKQIRRDINNIRGKIGASFSSALSSSIGAGYLDDIKETVVDNQRVLAVSAMHRRKVAGSLLGASKSGNIVYIAPQATLAYSREFQNLVYEEKQEVIKILRTLAEKIRPFTPLLEEYLAFLVHTDVVGAKAKYAREMNAILPKITKEKRIYFKNAVHPILWRKNNAQQVKTISQSIELNEKQQIIVISGPNAGGKSITLKTIGLLQLMLQSGVLIPVDERSQTYIFDAILTDIGDNQSIENQLSTYSYRLKNMRNFLRRCNEKTLFLIDEFGTGSDPELGGALAEIFLEEFYEKKAFGIITTHYSNLKVLANELENVTNANMQFDERSLEPLYKLFIGQAGSSFTFEVAQKNGIPFSLINKAKKRVDTEKVRLDKTISKLQKERTKLQRNSDNLEKQKSKGLEHLESLQEKEDKIQSKLAGFQELYDNNQRMLSLGRKINEFLNKYFQNNNKKELNTNFNKWVVDEKVKYAKKNPISPKTKSQKLKAKVVEKQMQDVIQKVEKEVLQKVVEVRKEKKIEEVKIAQEKAAYDYQINDRVRIKDSNSVGTIDKIDKKTVTINYGIFTTKTAVTNLELVEKVKK; encoded by the coding sequence TTGAGCACAAATATTTCAGAAAAAACATTACAAGATTTAGAATTTGCTACCGTTTTACAACATGTTTCAGAACATTGTATTTCTGGCTTAGGTAAAGTAGGCGTTCGAGAAATTCAGCCAATACCTAGCAGAAAACAACTATTTATAGAGCTGCATTTGGTGAATGAATACCTGTCTTCTTTTCAAAGCGAAAACAGAGTTCCAAATCATGGGTTCGACAATGTAACAGAAAGTGTAAAGCGTTTGGCTATAGAAAATAGTTTTATAGAAACAGATGCTTTTCTAAAAATTGCGACTACTTCTTTAACGGTAAACGAGCTTATTAAGTTTTTCAAGAAATTTAAAGTGCAGTTTCCTACGTTTTTCGAACTTTCTCAAGAAATTGAATTCACCACTTTTGTAGATGATGAAATTAAAAAAATTATCGATATTTCTGGTGAAGTAAAAAACAACGCTTCTACTACTTTAAAGCAAATTAGAAGAGATATTAATAACATTCGTGGTAAAATTGGTGCAAGTTTTTCTAGTGCACTTTCCTCTTCTATTGGTGCTGGTTATTTAGATGATATTAAAGAAACGGTTGTAGACAATCAGCGTGTATTAGCAGTTTCTGCAATGCACAGAAGAAAAGTTGCGGGTAGCTTGTTAGGTGCTTCCAAATCTGGAAACATCGTTTATATTGCACCACAGGCAACGTTGGCGTATAGTAGAGAATTTCAAAATTTAGTATACGAGGAAAAGCAAGAGGTTATAAAAATATTACGAACTTTAGCCGAAAAGATTCGTCCTTTTACGCCACTTTTAGAAGAATATCTTGCCTTTTTAGTACATACAGATGTTGTGGGTGCAAAAGCAAAATATGCGAGAGAAATGAACGCTATTTTACCAAAAATAACCAAAGAAAAAAGAATTTATTTTAAGAATGCTGTACATCCTATTTTATGGCGAAAAAATAATGCTCAGCAAGTAAAAACCATTTCTCAATCTATAGAATTAAATGAGAAACAACAAATAATTGTTATTTCTGGCCCTAATGCAGGTGGAAAAAGTATCACCTTAAAAACCATTGGTTTATTGCAATTAATGTTGCAGAGTGGTGTTTTAATTCCTGTGGATGAACGCAGTCAAACCTATATTTTTGATGCAATTTTAACAGATATTGGAGACAATCAATCTATAGAAAATCAATTAAGTACGTATAGCTATCGTTTAAAAAACATGCGTAATTTTTTACGAAGATGTAATGAAAAAACATTGTTTTTAATTGATGAATTTGGTACCGGTTCAGATCCAGAATTAGGTGGTGCTTTGGCAGAAATTTTCTTAGAAGAGTTTTATGAGAAAAAAGCCTTCGGAATTATTACAACCCACTACTCTAACTTAAAAGTACTGGCAAACGAATTAGAAAATGTAACCAATGCAAATATGCAGTTCGATGAGCGTTCTTTAGAACCTTTGTACAAATTATTTATTGGGCAAGCAGGTAGTTCTTTTACGTTTGAAGTAGCGCAAAAAAACGGAATTCCGTTTAGTCTTATTAACAAAGCAAAAAAGCGTGTTGATACAGAAAAAGTTCGTTTAGATAAAACCATTTCTAAGCTGCAAAAAGAAAGAACCAAACTGCAAAGAAATTCTGATAATCTTGAAAAACAAAAATCTAAGGGACTAGAACATTTAGAAAGTTTACAAGAAAAGGAAGATAAAATTCAGTCTAAATTGGCGGGATTTCAAGAATTGTATGACAACAACCAACGAATGCTTTCTTTAGGAAGAAAAATTAACGAATTTCTAAACAAGTATTTTCAGAACAATAATAAGAAAGAGTTAAATACCAATTTTAACAAATGGGTGGTCGATGAAAAAGTAAAGTATGCCAAGAAAAATCCTATAAGCCCAAAAACAAAATCTCAGAAACTGAAAGCAAAAGTTGTTGAAAAACAAATGCAAGACGTCATTCAAAAAGTAGAAAAAGAGGTTTTACAAAAAGTGGTAGAAGTTCGAAAAGAAAAAAAGATTGAAGAAGTAAAAATTGCCCAAGAAAAAGCAGCGTACGATTACCAAATTAACGACAGAGTGCGTATTAAAGATTCTAATTCTGTGGGTACTATTGATAAAATTGACAAGAAAACTGTAACTATTAATTATGGTATTTTTACTACGAAAACAGCAGTTACAAATTTAGAACTGGTAGAAAAAGTTAAAAAGTAA
- a CDS encoding T9SS type A sorting domain-containing protein, which yields MKLKLLSIVLFFMSNTILSQIVNIPDAEFKQALLNYSPSIDTNNDNEIQVTEAALITVLNISGHQGWEDMVGPCPDPSDPTCIGGGGPGMIFPGISDFTGIEAFINLTSLTCSQNDLTSLDVSALTQLAYLDCSNNINYNIFSNPYLGIASLNLSNSGSLTTLITSSNNLNSLDLSNQTSLTSAIVNNNVLTNLILANTPVLQSLKCEYNQLPSLDISTSTALTSLECYNNQITNLNATNNTSLITLKSYNNNISSLNLPTSNTLTHAYSWGNNITSLDASMATGLVELAVYTNSLTSLILPTTSTLKKLLSYQNNLTILDTSVASGLVTLNTSNNSLTSLTLPSSSSLKTLVTNENQLSMLDTSMSTGLITINATSNLLTSLLLPSSTTLELLFCNNNQLSSLNVNSNTGLKVLSCSNNSLNSLNVSQNTNLTNLICSNNNLTTLNTLSNNLLSNLGCSGNQITSLDATTITTLNYLYCSNNLLTTLDLSTFSNLTVLECSSNPSLSSLNLKNGNTSNISNSNLVVNNNPNLLSICVDDATAAAGIYLNIDSQTNFTEYCSFVPVNSNTITGTISYDFNNDGCDAADTKSVNTRINSVSSNVSASSFSATDGSYTIYINDTDIDTEIIPNFPSFFSVTPTMQTTNFTGSGNTEIIDFCITANAQVNDVEVYSFTTSESRPGFDTQLRIFYKNNGSTIIPSGTVTLNFNENQEVFNNASITPDTQTSNSLSWNYTNLLPFQESYIDVYFTINTPINPVNPVNGGDTISYTSSITPLTGDATPTDNTHLFSDVVVNAYDPNDVVCFEGNKISTTQVPNDLTYRIRFQNTGTASAINIVVKDILDTDLDVTTFQPISASHNYRVAIKNTNEIEFIFENIQLADSTSNEPASHGWIFYKIKPKSTAVIGDAFDTTANIYFDYNAPVITNTYNTTVSIETTIPDANFELALINLGLDSGTPDNKVFTANINTITNLEVANNNIADFTGIANFTALTTLNASNNQLTSLDLSTLSALTSINLTSNTLTSLNVKNGNNTNFIQFDTTNNPNLTCIEVDNAIYSTTNWPNKDITTTFVNNQAECTALSTQKFDSLSFSMYPNPSNGKMNIDLLEKATLKIYAITGKEINTRKLNIGKNEITTLNLAKGIYLFKLSNKEKSSTRKVIINRN from the coding sequence ATGAAACTAAAATTACTTTCAATTGTACTTTTCTTTATGTCAAATACAATTTTATCCCAAATTGTAAATATTCCTGATGCAGAATTTAAACAAGCATTATTAAATTATTCTCCTAGCATAGATACGAATAATGACAATGAAATTCAAGTAACAGAAGCTGCTTTAATTACTGTTTTAAATATTTCCGGACATCAGGGGTGGGAAGATATGGTGGGGCCTTGTCCCGATCCTTCAGACCCTACATGTATAGGTGGAGGTGGTCCTGGTATGATTTTTCCGGGTATTTCAGATTTTACGGGTATAGAGGCGTTTATCAATTTAACTTCTTTAACATGTAGTCAAAATGATTTAACTAGTTTAGATGTGTCTGCTTTAACTCAACTAGCCTATTTAGATTGTTCTAATAATATAAATTATAATATTTTCAGCAATCCTTACTTAGGTATCGCTTCACTTAACCTTTCAAATTCGGGGTCATTAACTACACTAATTACAAGTAGTAATAATCTAAATTCATTAGACTTATCCAATCAAACGTCGTTAACATCTGCTATTGTAAATAATAATGTTTTAACAAATTTAATATTAGCAAATACACCTGTATTACAAAGTTTAAAATGTGAATATAATCAATTACCTTCTTTAGATATTTCAACTTCTACAGCATTAACAAGTTTAGAGTGTTATAACAATCAAATTACTAATTTAAACGCAACGAACAATACTTCTTTAATTACTTTAAAAAGTTATAACAATAACATAAGTAGTTTAAACTTACCTACTTCTAATACTTTAACACATGCATATTCTTGGGGTAACAATATTACTAGTTTAGACGCTTCTATGGCAACTGGTTTAGTAGAGTTAGCTGTTTATACGAATTCTTTAACTAGCTTAATATTACCAACAACGAGTACTTTAAAGAAACTTTTGTCTTATCAAAATAACTTAACAATTTTAGATACATCCGTTGCTTCTGGGTTAGTTACTTTAAATACATCTAATAATTCTTTAACTAGTTTAACACTACCTAGTTCTTCTTCTTTAAAAACCTTAGTTACTAACGAAAATCAATTATCTATGTTAGACACATCTATGTCCACAGGATTAATTACAATAAATGCGACAAGTAATTTATTAACTAGTTTGCTGCTCCCCTCTTCAACTACCTTAGAATTATTATTTTGTAACAACAATCAACTATCATCTCTTAATGTAAATTCAAATACAGGCTTAAAAGTATTGTCTTGTAGTAACAATTCTTTAAACTCTCTTAATGTAAGTCAAAATACAAATTTAACAAACTTAATTTGTAGCAACAATAACTTAACCACCCTAAATACACTTTCAAATAATTTATTATCTAACCTTGGTTGCTCTGGAAATCAGATAACCAGCTTAGACGCTACAACTATTACAACATTAAATTATCTTTATTGTTCAAACAACCTTTTAACAACTCTTGATTTATCTACTTTTAGTAATTTAACAGTGCTTGAGTGTAGTTCTAATCCATCTTTAAGTTCTTTAAATTTAAAGAATGGAAACACTTCTAATATTTCAAATAGTAATTTAGTTGTAAATAATAACCCTAATTTATTATCAATTTGTGTTGATGATGCTACGGCTGCTGCTGGTATCTATTTAAATATAGATTCGCAAACAAATTTTACAGAATATTGCTCTTTTGTTCCTGTAAATTCAAATACAATAACGGGTACAATTTCTTATGATTTTAATAATGATGGTTGTGATGCAGCAGATACAAAATCTGTGAATACAAGAATTAATAGTGTAAGTAGCAATGTAAGTGCTTCTTCTTTTAGTGCTACAGATGGTTCTTATACCATTTATATTAATGACACAGATATAGATACTGAGATAATTCCTAACTTCCCTTCTTTCTTTTCTGTAACACCAACAATGCAAACAACCAATTTTACAGGTTCTGGAAATACAGAAATTATCGATTTTTGTATCACTGCAAACGCTCAAGTAAATGATGTTGAAGTATATTCTTTTACAACATCTGAATCTAGACCTGGTTTTGATACACAATTAAGAATCTTTTATAAAAATAATGGTTCTACAATTATACCTTCTGGAACTGTAACCTTAAATTTTAATGAGAACCAAGAAGTATTTAACAACGCAAGTATAACACCAGACACACAAACAAGTAATTCATTATCTTGGAATTATACAAACTTGCTCCCTTTTCAAGAAAGTTATATCGATGTATATTTTACAATTAATACACCTATAAACCCAGTAAACCCTGTAAATGGAGGAGATACCATAAGTTATACTTCTTCAATTACACCTTTAACTGGCGATGCAACACCAACAGACAACACACATCTTTTTTCTGATGTTGTTGTAAATGCTTACGACCCTAATGATGTTGTTTGTTTTGAGGGGAATAAAATTAGTACAACGCAAGTACCAAATGATTTAACTTATAGAATTCGTTTTCAAAATACAGGTACAGCATCTGCAATAAATATTGTTGTAAAAGATATTTTAGATACCGATTTAGATGTTACAACCTTTCAACCAATATCAGCAAGTCATAATTATAGGGTAGCAATTAAGAATACAAACGAAATTGAGTTTATTTTTGAAAACATTCAGTTAGCAGATAGTACGTCTAATGAACCAGCAAGTCATGGTTGGATTTTTTATAAAATAAAACCAAAAAGTACAGCAGTAATTGGTGATGCATTTGATACTACAGCAAACATTTATTTCGATTATAATGCACCTGTAATTACTAATACCTATAATACAACTGTTTCAATTGAGACAACGATTCCGGATGCTAATTTTGAATTGGCTTTGATAAATTTAGGCTTAGACTCTGGTACACCAGATAATAAAGTTTTTACAGCTAATATTAATACAATTACAAATTTAGAAGTTGCCAATAATAATATTGCAGATTTTACGGGTATTGCAAATTTTACAGCTTTAACAACGTTAAATGCTAGTAATAATCAATTAACAAGTTTAGATCTAAGTACACTTAGTGCGTTAACTTCTATAAATTTAACATCCAATACATTAACATCTTTAAATGTGAAAAATGGAAATAACACAAATTTTATACAATTTGATACGACCAATAATCCTAATTTAACTTGTATTGAAGTGGATAATGCAATATATTCTACTACAAACTGGCCCAACAAAGACATAACTACAACCTTTGTAAATAACCAAGCAGAATGCACAGCTTTAAGCACACAAAAATTTGATTCATTATCGTTTTCAATGTATCCAAACCCATCAAACGGAAAAATGAATATTGATCTTTTAGAAAAAGCAACATTAAAAATTTACGCGATAACAGGTAAAGAAATTAATACAAGAAAATTGAATATTGGTAAAAATGAAATTACAACTTTAAATTTAGCTAAAGGAATCTATCTATTTAAGCTATCAAACAAAGAAAAATCATCAACAAGAAAAGTTATTATAAATAGAAATTAA
- a CDS encoding uracil-DNA glycosylase, whose translation MITAINDSWQYILQPEFEKPYFKDLVSFVDSEYENYECFPKQEAVFAAFNFCSLEDLKVVIIGQDPYHDENQANGLCFSVKEGMKHPPSLKNIFKEISADLNQEIPKSGNLEKWAKQGVLLLNATLTVRAHEAGSHQKKGWEIFTDEVIKKVSEEKENVVFLLWGKFAESKIKLINIDKHTIFTAPHPSPLGAWRGWFGSRHFSKTNNILQNLQKITIKW comes from the coding sequence ATGATAACGGCCATAAACGATAGTTGGCAATATATCTTGCAACCAGAATTTGAAAAACCATATTTTAAAGATTTAGTTAGTTTTGTGGATTCTGAATATGAAAATTATGAATGTTTCCCAAAACAAGAAGCTGTTTTTGCGGCATTTAATTTTTGTTCTTTAGAAGACTTAAAGGTGGTAATTATTGGTCAAGATCCTTACCATGATGAAAACCAAGCAAACGGTTTGTGTTTCTCTGTTAAAGAAGGAATGAAACATCCGCCGTCTTTGAAAAATATTTTCAAAGAAATTTCTGCAGATTTAAATCAAGAAATTCCTAAAAGCGGAAATTTAGAAAAATGGGCAAAACAAGGTGTTTTATTATTGAACGCAACTTTAACCGTAAGAGCACATGAGGCTGGAAGTCACCAAAAAAAAGGATGGGAAATTTTTACCGATGAAGTCATTAAAAAGGTTTCAGAAGAAAAAGAAAATGTTGTCTTTTTACTTTGGGGTAAATTTGCTGAGAGCAAAATAAAACTTATAAATATTGATAAACACACTATTTTTACAGCTCCACATCCTTCACCTTTAGGAGCTTGGAGAGGTTGGTTTGGTAGTCGTCATTTTTCTAAAACAAATAATATTTTACAAAATTTGCAAAAAATCACGATAAAATGGTAG
- a CDS encoding glycosyltransferase family protein, translated as MRILYAIQGTGNGHLTRAKEIIPILQQKGELDILVSGNETNLELGFDIKYNLKGLNFTFGKNGGIDFITSYKKMKLARFYREIKNLPVKDYDLIINDFEPVSAWAAKLHNVNIISLSHQNAVLDNASPKAGKFNLEKLILKYYAPAKVRFGFHFNSYSSAIFTPIIRQKIRNKGVKNKGHFTVYLPAYHHEKIIKILSKIPIVKWHIFSKDTNKLIFQKNITIFPVNEFDFIKSMATSSGVLCGAGFETPAEALFLKKRLMVVPMKNQYEQQCNALALKEMGVHTIKKLTKRQVPKIAEWIHSSNTIEVNYPDTTEDLLEALLIPYCNMQILPTILS; from the coding sequence ATGAGAATACTGTATGCTATTCAAGGTACCGGAAATGGTCATTTAACAAGAGCTAAAGAGATTATCCCTATTCTACAGCAAAAAGGAGAATTAGATATTTTAGTTAGCGGAAATGAAACTAATTTAGAATTAGGTTTCGATATAAAATACAACTTAAAAGGCTTAAATTTTACATTTGGTAAAAATGGCGGTATCGATTTTATTACGAGCTATAAAAAGATGAAGTTAGCACGTTTTTATAGAGAAATTAAAAACCTTCCTGTAAAGGATTACGATTTAATTATTAATGATTTTGAACCCGTTTCTGCTTGGGCAGCAAAGCTACATAATGTAAATATTATTTCTCTAAGTCATCAAAATGCAGTGTTGGATAATGCGTCTCCAAAAGCAGGGAAATTTAATCTAGAAAAACTTATTTTAAAATATTACGCACCAGCAAAAGTACGTTTTGGTTTTCATTTTAATAGTTATAGTTCTGCCATATTTACACCTATAATCAGACAAAAAATAAGAAATAAAGGTGTTAAAAACAAAGGACATTTTACGGTTTATCTACCTGCATATCATCACGAAAAAATAATTAAAATTTTATCTAAAATCCCCATTGTAAAATGGCATATTTTTTCAAAAGACACTAACAAGTTAATTTTTCAGAAAAATATCACTATTTTTCCTGTAAATGAGTTCGACTTTATAAAAAGTATGGCCACTTCAAGTGGTGTTCTTTGTGGAGCGGGGTTTGAAACACCAGCTGAAGCCTTATTTTTGAAGAAAAGACTGATGGTGGTTCCTATGAAAAACCAATATGAACAACAGTGTAATGCATTAGCTTTAAAAGAAATGGGTGTTCATACAATTAAAAAACTGACTAAAAGACAAGTTCCCAAAATAGCAGAATGGATTCATTCTAGTAATACTATTGAAGTAAATTATCCTGATACTACAGAAGATCTTTTAGAAGCTCTTTTAATACCTTATTGTAACATGCAAATATTACCTACCATTTTATCGTGA
- a CDS encoding UDP-2,3-diacylglucosamine diphosphatase, with product MKKHEKRKLDYVVISDVHLGTYGCKATELLNYLKTIEPKVLILNGDIIDIWQFNKRYFPKAHMNVIKHITSLLSKGTEVYYITGNHDEMLRKFKGFQLGSFKILNKLVLNIDDKKAWVFHGDVFDVTMKHSKWLAKLGGKGYDILIIINTFINWISKLFGYGKLSLSKKIKNSVKGAVKFINHFEETASDIAIDNNYDYVICGHIHQPEIREITNQHGKTMYLNSGDWIENLTALEYNNKQWSLYEYAKDEIARTKEQKLSKKELKALKKEDSNNFIFDEFLKEFEIQKPLK from the coding sequence ATGAAAAAACACGAAAAACGCAAGTTAGATTATGTTGTAATTTCAGATGTACATTTAGGTACTTATGGTTGTAAAGCAACAGAACTTTTAAATTATTTAAAAACGATTGAACCAAAAGTATTAATTTTAAACGGTGATATTATTGATATCTGGCAATTTAACAAACGTTATTTTCCAAAAGCTCACATGAATGTAATTAAACACATAACTTCTCTTCTATCTAAAGGAACAGAAGTCTATTATATTACAGGAAATCACGATGAAATGTTACGTAAATTTAAAGGGTTTCAATTGGGAAGTTTTAAGATTCTAAACAAATTAGTTTTAAATATTGATGATAAAAAAGCGTGGGTTTTTCATGGAGATGTATTTGATGTTACAATGAAACACTCTAAATGGTTGGCTAAATTAGGAGGAAAAGGGTATGATATTTTAATAATAATAAACACATTTATAAATTGGATTAGTAAGCTTTTTGGTTACGGAAAATTATCACTTTCTAAAAAAATTAAGAACAGCGTTAAAGGTGCTGTAAAATTCATCAATCATTTTGAAGAAACAGCGTCTGACATTGCGATCGATAATAATTACGATTATGTTATTTGCGGGCACATTCATCAACCAGAAATAAGAGAAATAACAAATCAGCATGGGAAAACAATGTATTTAAACTCTGGTGATTGGATAGAAAATTTAACAGCTTTAGAATATAACAATAAACAATGGAGTTTATACGAATATGCGAAAGATGAAATTGCTAGAACTAAGGAACAAAAATTAAGCAAAAAAGAATTGAAGGCCTTAAAAAAAGAAGATTCTAATAACTTTATTTTTGATGAATTTTTAAAAGAATTCGAAATTCAAAAACCTTTAAAATAA
- a CDS encoding substrate-binding domain-containing protein produces the protein MTSLKVGGVPEHFNYPWYLTLKNKDYTKENINLRWQDYPGGTGEMCRSLRSGEVDIAIVLTEGIIKDISNGNPSKIVQTFVETPLIWGIHVAAKSEFKTIADLEHATIAISRFGSGSHLMAIVNAFNQGWNVENLKFKVIGNLQGGIDALTDGEADYFMWEHFTTKPLVDNGTFRRVDNCPTPWPCFVVAVRNEVLENNFSEVKKVLDIINAQTKDFKNIHNIDEILAKRYEQKLEDIQKWLKITEWNDGKPITKNLISRIQNKMVRFNVIEEKKKSGEFIKNMYI, from the coding sequence ATGACGAGTTTAAAAGTTGGTGGTGTGCCAGAGCATTTTAATTATCCTTGGTATTTAACACTAAAAAACAAAGATTACACCAAAGAAAACATCAATCTTAGATGGCAAGATTACCCTGGTGGAACTGGTGAAATGTGCAGGTCTTTACGTTCTGGTGAAGTAGATATTGCAATTGTTCTAACAGAAGGAATCATTAAAGATATTTCTAATGGAAATCCATCTAAAATTGTACAAACCTTTGTAGAAACACCTTTAATTTGGGGAATTCATGTGGCTGCAAAATCCGAATTTAAAACTATTGCAGATTTAGAACATGCTACCATCGCGATTAGTAGATTTGGTTCTGGTTCTCATTTAATGGCAATTGTAAATGCTTTTAACCAAGGTTGGAATGTAGAAAACCTAAAGTTTAAAGTAATTGGTAATTTACAAGGTGGTATTGATGCTTTAACAGATGGAGAAGCAGACTACTTTATGTGGGAACATTTTACAACAAAACCTTTAGTAGATAATGGTACTTTTAGAAGAGTAGACAATTGCCCAACACCTTGGCCTTGTTTTGTTGTTGCTGTTAGAAATGAAGTTTTAGAAAATAACTTTAGTGAAGTTAAGAAGGTTTTAGATATTATAAATGCCCAAACAAAAGACTTCAAAAACATTCATAATATTGATGAAATTCTAGCAAAAAGATACGAACAAAAGTTAGAAGATATTCAAAAATGGTTAAAAATTACAGAATGGAATGATGGTAAACCCATCACTAAAAACTTAATTTCACGAATTCAAAATAAAATGGTTCGCTTTAACGTTATAGAAGAGAAGAAAAAATCAGGTGAGTTCATAAAAAATATGTACATTTAG